The following are encoded together in the Candidatus Methylomirabilis oxygeniifera genome:
- a CDS encoding DNA polymerase III, subunits gamma and tau, which yields MSYLVLARRWRPQNFDEVVGQRPVTQTLKNAIAKDRVAHALLFAGPRGVGKTTTARILAKALNCERGRTSEPCSECASCNAIATGRSVDCLEIDGASNRGIDEVRELREIVRYAPSRDKCKVIIIDEVHMLTEPAFNALLKTLEEPPPGVIFILATTHAHKIPPTILSRCQRHDFRRLGQTEILPRLQQIACEEGAAVSDGAMKAIARAAEGSLRDAQSLLDQAIAYSGDAVSEEDVAVVLGLVEGELLAQTTQAIIERDSSSALAVVESLSARGDDLQRFCQELLAHLRDLMVSKASKDPAPLLQLSRVPLDTIRAQAAALTLADLETVFQVLSRAEFDMRRASHPRFVLEMALVEATEARSLQTLEALLTRLAALEEKLPAGRVADPKPSALPLLAAVPAVRPVATRQPVEAPPSAPSDSATGPQEGWSRMTRLLEQKKRSLAALLIAAQEVTLEQDRLIVMLGNGNTFTRSTLDDPENRRLVAGAAAEVFGRSLAVEYRFQTSNTVPAGSDSAGLSAGSSTRSTTGGATQRTTGQGELNQSQPSGEVRSRLRDPQQRAVTEQRMAPSDQEALRRHPLVRRAVELFDGQVVRVRAKQPE from the coding sequence ATGTCATACCTCGTGCTTGCCAGACGATGGCGGCCCCAGAACTTCGATGAGGTCGTGGGCCAGCGGCCGGTCACCCAGACCTTGAAGAACGCCATCGCCAAAGACCGCGTGGCCCACGCCCTGCTCTTTGCAGGTCCGCGCGGGGTCGGGAAGACGACGACCGCCCGCATCCTGGCAAAGGCTCTCAATTGTGAGCGGGGCCGCACGTCCGAGCCATGCAGCGAGTGTGCGAGCTGCAATGCGATTGCGACGGGCCGCTCCGTCGACTGTCTGGAGATCGACGGTGCCTCCAATAGGGGGATCGACGAAGTCCGAGAGTTGCGAGAGATCGTACGGTATGCCCCGTCGCGCGACAAGTGTAAGGTCATCATCATCGATGAAGTCCATATGCTGACCGAACCGGCCTTCAATGCGTTACTGAAGACGCTCGAGGAGCCGCCACCCGGGGTCATCTTCATCCTGGCGACCACGCACGCACACAAAATCCCGCCGACCATTCTCTCGCGTTGCCAGCGCCACGACTTTCGACGTTTGGGACAGACAGAGATCCTCCCGCGACTTCAGCAGATCGCTTGCGAGGAAGGGGCTGCCGTGTCCGACGGCGCCATGAAGGCGATCGCTCGCGCCGCAGAGGGGAGCCTCAGGGACGCCCAAAGTCTTCTGGATCAGGCCATCGCCTATAGCGGCGACGCGGTCAGTGAGGAAGACGTCGCGGTCGTGCTGGGACTGGTAGAGGGAGAACTGCTGGCGCAGACCACGCAGGCGATTATTGAGCGCGACAGCAGCAGCGCCCTGGCAGTCGTTGAGTCGCTCAGCGCTCGAGGTGACGACCTTCAGCGGTTCTGTCAGGAACTGCTGGCCCACCTGCGCGATCTGATGGTTTCGAAAGCGAGCAAAGATCCCGCCCCATTACTGCAGTTGAGCCGCGTACCGCTGGACACGATTCGAGCGCAGGCGGCAGCCCTGACGCTTGCAGACCTCGAAACAGTCTTTCAGGTTCTGAGTCGGGCCGAGTTCGACATGCGACGGGCTTCGCATCCGCGGTTTGTCCTGGAGATGGCGCTGGTCGAGGCGACAGAAGCCCGGTCACTGCAAACGCTTGAGGCGCTTTTGACGCGCCTGGCCGCTTTGGAGGAGAAGTTGCCGGCCGGTCGCGTAGCCGACCCTAAGCCCTCGGCGCTCCCTCTGCTCGCTGCTGTCCCTGCCGTACGACCCGTGGCCACCCGCCAGCCGGTCGAAGCGCCGCCGTCCGCTCCATCCGATAGCGCTACGGGCCCACAGGAAGGCTGGAGTCGCATGACGCGGCTGTTGGAACAGAAAAAGCGGTCTCTTGCTGCCCTGCTCATCGCGGCGCAGGAGGTAACGCTTGAGCAAGACAGGCTCATTGTCATGCTGGGAAACGGGAACACCTTTACGCGATCAACGCTGGACGACCCTGAAAACCGGCGTCTTGTGGCTGGAGCTGCGGCCGAAGTCTTTGGGCGGTCCCTGGCGGTTGAGTATCGATTCCAGACCTCGAACACCGTACCGGCAGGGAGCGATTCAGCCGGGCTCTCCGCCGGCAGCTCGACTCGATCCACTACGGGCGGTGCGACGCAACGCACTACCGGCCAGGGCGAGCTGAATCAGTCTCAGCCGTCCGGCGAGGTGCGCAGCCGGCTGCGCGACCCCCAGCAGAGAGCCGTCACGGAGCAGCGGATGGCGCCGTCCGATCAGGAGGCGCTGCGGCGCCATCCCTTAGTACGCCGGGCCGTGGAGCTGTTTGACGGCCAAGTCGTTCGGGTCAGGGCGAAACAGCCCGAATAG
- a CDS encoding conserved hypothetical protein; putative YbaB family protein (Evidence 4 : Homologs of previously reported genes of unknown function): protein MKNLGNLMKQAQRMKAEADRIQAEAATKRVEGTAGGGMVTVVCNGQGEVVAVKIDPEVAGPDELEMLQDLVVAATNEALRKARELLSQEMGRLTGGLGLPPGLM from the coding sequence ATGAAGAACCTCGGCAACTTGATGAAGCAGGCGCAGCGGATGAAGGCCGAAGCCGATAGGATTCAGGCGGAGGCGGCGACAAAACGGGTGGAAGGGACAGCTGGCGGCGGGATGGTTACCGTGGTGTGTAACGGTCAGGGTGAAGTCGTCGCGGTGAAGATCGACCCAGAGGTCGCCGGCCCGGACGAACTAGAGATGCTGCAGGACCTCGTTGTGGCTGCGACGAATGAGGCGCTCCGAAAGGCGCGCGAGCTGTTGAGCCAGGAGATGGGTCGTCTGACCGGCGGGCTGGGGCTGCCCCCTGGACTGATGTAG
- a CDS encoding ADP-L-glycero-D-manno-heptose-6-epimerase: protein MESALITGGAGFIGSNLVLELERRYPDIRITIIDDFRSGEYSNLIGFRGDLVAQDLAGLDLLGRFQPGEFQVVFHLASITDTTVTDAQQMIWNNVEGFRRVAEFARASGTPLIYASSAAVYGVCRSGRMQEDQPIRPANVYAFSKTLLENLAKRLDDVSGGFRIVGLRYFNVYGPGETHKGAAASMIYQLAKQIQSGKRPRIFKRGEQARDFVYVKDVVEATLLAAEANHSGVYNVGSGRPTSFNEVIALLNKALGTDYEPDYFDNPYPFYQPHTEADVSLARAELDYVPKYPIDRGIAEYSKQLIETGMGPDALS, encoded by the coding sequence ATGGAAAGTGCGCTGATTACGGGTGGAGCCGGTTTTATTGGGTCGAATCTGGTCCTGGAGCTGGAGAGGCGATACCCGGACATTCGGATCACCATCATCGATGACTTTCGTTCTGGTGAGTACAGCAATCTCATTGGATTTCGAGGCGATCTGGTGGCCCAGGATCTTGCAGGGCTAGATCTTCTCGGCCGGTTTCAGCCGGGTGAATTTCAGGTGGTATTTCATCTGGCTTCAATCACCGATACAACCGTCACCGATGCGCAGCAGATGATTTGGAATAATGTGGAAGGCTTTCGGCGGGTGGCGGAGTTCGCCCGCGCCTCCGGGACGCCCCTAATCTATGCCTCTTCTGCCGCCGTCTACGGTGTCTGCCGCTCGGGCCGGATGCAGGAGGATCAGCCTATCCGCCCTGCCAACGTGTATGCCTTTTCGAAGACGCTCCTGGAAAATCTGGCCAAGCGTCTTGATGATGTTTCGGGAGGCTTCAGAATTGTCGGGCTCCGGTACTTTAATGTATATGGACCCGGCGAAACTCACAAAGGAGCTGCAGCCAGCATGATCTACCAGTTGGCGAAGCAGATTCAATCGGGCAAGCGGCCGCGGATCTTTAAGCGGGGGGAGCAGGCACGCGACTTTGTGTACGTGAAAGACGTTGTGGAGGCGACGCTGCTGGCCGCAGAGGCCAATCACAGCGGCGTCTACAATGTCGGTTCCGGGCGCCCCACCTCGTTCAATGAGGTCATTGCGTTGTTGAATAAGGCCCTCGGGACCGACTATGAGCCCGACTACTTTGATAACCCGTACCCATTCTATCAGCCGCACACCGAGGCCGACGTGAGCCTCGCGCGTGCGGAATTGGACTATGTTCCGAAGTATCCGATCGATCGAGGGATTGCAGAATACAGTAAGCAGTTGATAGAAACCGGCATGGGGCCGGATGCGTTGTCGTGA
- the pckG gene encoding Phosphoenolpyruvate carboxykinase [GTP] (PEP carboxykinase) (Phosphoenolpyruvate carboxylase) (PEPCK) has protein sequence MEPPKVFARDFAPTGEPATHAVSSGDKMPQHRALEQWVDQVARVTRPDRIYWCDGSEEERQVLVDGMLRDGTLIGLNHQRYPGCYLHRSHPSDVARTEHLTFICTSRKEDAGPTNNWMEPSEARAGVGKLFEGSMKGRTMFVVPYLMGPAGSPYSRVGVEITDSPYVVVNMRLMTRMGKIALERLGGSDSFVRGLHSLGDLSPDRRFILHFPEERLIWSIGSGYGGNALLGKKCHSLRIASWIGREEGWLAEHTLIIGVEDPSGQVTYMAAAFPSACGKTNLAMLVAPLQLSGYKVWTVGDDIAWMHIGPDGRLRAINPEAGFFGVAPGTSVKTNPNIMAAVDRNTIFTNVAVTPDGEPWWEGKDPTPPNGLVDWRGNPWTSGEGAAAHPNSRFTMAARQCPSISPSWEDPEGVPISAILFGGRRARVAPLVYQSYGWQHGVFVGAGMASETTAAQSGAVGVTRRDPMAMVPFCGYHMADYFAHWLDMGTRIAHPPAIFHVNWFRTDQNGRFLWPGFGDNIRVLKWILERVRGQGKAVETPIGLIPAPDALDLDGLRLPDGAADELLRIDADAWDAEHAEQGLFFDRLAPRLPVQIQQEHDMLRQRLSRISVPVNAAEPPHDAP, from the coding sequence ATGGAGCCTCCGAAGGTCTTTGCGCGAGACTTTGCCCCCACGGGCGAGCCGGCAACCCACGCAGTATCGTCAGGAGACAAGATGCCTCAACATAGAGCGTTAGAGCAATGGGTGGATCAAGTGGCGCGAGTGACCCGACCGGATCGGATCTACTGGTGTGACGGGTCAGAGGAGGAGCGTCAGGTTCTGGTTGACGGGATGCTCCGGGACGGGACCTTGATCGGCCTGAACCATCAGCGCTATCCGGGGTGCTACCTGCATCGCAGCCATCCGTCGGATGTTGCACGGACCGAGCACCTGACTTTCATCTGTACGTCCCGAAAGGAGGACGCCGGTCCTACGAATAACTGGATGGAGCCTTCAGAGGCGCGCGCCGGGGTCGGGAAGCTCTTTGAAGGCAGCATGAAGGGCCGGACGATGTTTGTCGTCCCGTATCTGATGGGCCCGGCCGGTTCTCCCTACAGCAGGGTCGGGGTAGAGATTACCGACAGCCCCTATGTGGTTGTCAACATGCGGCTCATGACCCGCATGGGAAAGATCGCGCTTGAGCGACTGGGCGGGTCGGACAGCTTTGTTCGCGGTCTGCATTCACTCGGGGACCTGAGTCCGGACCGTCGCTTTATCCTCCACTTCCCCGAGGAGCGACTCATCTGGAGCATCGGCTCGGGGTATGGGGGTAACGCCCTGTTGGGAAAGAAATGCCACTCCCTTCGTATTGCCAGTTGGATCGGTCGAGAGGAGGGCTGGTTGGCCGAGCATACCCTGATCATCGGGGTGGAAGATCCATCGGGGCAGGTCACCTATATGGCGGCCGCCTTTCCGAGCGCTTGCGGCAAGACCAACTTGGCGATGCTTGTCGCCCCTCTACAGCTTTCGGGCTACAAGGTGTGGACCGTGGGCGATGACATCGCCTGGATGCACATCGGGCCAGACGGGCGGCTGCGGGCCATCAATCCGGAGGCCGGGTTCTTCGGTGTGGCGCCGGGCACCAGCGTCAAGACAAACCCCAACATCATGGCGGCGGTCGATCGCAATACGATCTTTACCAACGTCGCCGTGACCCCAGACGGAGAGCCGTGGTGGGAGGGAAAAGACCCGACGCCTCCCAATGGTCTCGTTGATTGGCGAGGCAATCCATGGACCTCAGGGGAAGGGGCGGCGGCCCATCCTAACTCGCGTTTCACGATGGCCGCCAGGCAGTGCCCATCGATCTCCCCCAGTTGGGAGGACCCGGAGGGCGTCCCTATTTCGGCGATTCTCTTTGGCGGACGCCGCGCTCGCGTCGCGCCACTCGTCTATCAGTCATACGGTTGGCAGCACGGCGTCTTCGTCGGGGCCGGTATGGCCTCCGAGACGACAGCCGCCCAGTCGGGCGCGGTCGGGGTCACCAGGCGCGACCCGATGGCGATGGTCCCATTCTGCGGCTATCACATGGCCGACTATTTCGCTCATTGGCTCGACATGGGGACGCGAATCGCTCACCCCCCCGCGATCTTTCATGTCAACTGGTTTCGAACCGACCAGAACGGTCGGTTCCTCTGGCCAGGATTTGGTGATAATATTCGCGTCCTGAAGTGGATCCTGGAGCGGGTTCGCGGTCAGGGCAAGGCCGTCGAGACCCCTATCGGGTTGATTCCTGCGCCTGATGCGTTGGACTTGGACGGGCTGAGACTGCCGGACGGAGCAGCGGACGAGCTGTTGAGGATCGACGCCGATGCCTGGGATGCGGAGCACGCGGAGCAAGGCCTGTTCTTCGACCGACTTGCCCCACGCCTGCCCGTTCAGATTCAGCAGGAGCACGACATGCTTCGCCAGCGGCTCAGCCGTATCAGCGTCCCCGTGAACGCCGCCGAGCCGCCACACGATGCTCCATAG
- a CDS encoding protein of unknown function (Evidence 5 : No homology to any previously reported sequences), whose protein sequence is MPRFFIAFSHHALFGLFRPDPNDLAVKQLHGPAY, encoded by the coding sequence TTGCCGAGGTTCTTCATCGCATTCTCCCATCATGCCCTATTCGGGCTGTTTCGCCCTGACCCGAACGACTTGGCCGTCAAACAGCTCCACGGCCCGGCGTACTAA
- the serS gene encoding Seryl-tRNA synthetase (Serine--tRNA ligase) (Evidence 2a : Function of homologous gene experimentally demonstrated in an other organism; PubMedId : 3029694; Product type e : enzyme), with the protein MLDLRLIRDNTDFVRERLAAKGSAPSTLDEFVRLDTERRATLIEVERLRQRRNELSKKVAELKRQGQSASDAIAQAAADADLLVGLEKQLKEKEDLLQEAALFLPNLPHASVPIGQSAADNVEIRRWGSPRQFDFEPKSHWELGEALGILDFERAAAIAQSRFAVLKGVGARLERALIGFMLDLHGKEHGYTEILPPLLVNAEAMRGTGQLPKFGEELFKTKDEGLYMIPTAEVPVTNLHREEILPPGTLPLSYVAYTPCFRREAGSYGKDTRGLMRQHQFNKVELVKLAEPERSYEALEEMTRHAETVLQRLGLPYRTVALCTTDLGFAAAKTYDIELWIPSQGTYREVSSISNCEAFQARRANIRYRPSAKAAPQFVHTLNGSGVAVGRTWLAILENFQEADGSVNIPEAIRPYMGGLERISKDGV; encoded by the coding sequence GTGCTGGACCTGAGACTTATTCGTGACAATACCGATTTTGTGCGCGAGCGACTTGCAGCCAAGGGCTCTGCGCCCTCAACGCTGGACGAGTTTGTTCGGCTTGATACCGAGCGGCGAGCGACGCTTATCGAGGTAGAGCGGCTTCGGCAGAGACGCAATGAGCTGTCGAAGAAGGTAGCCGAACTTAAGCGACAAGGCCAGAGCGCAAGTGATGCCATCGCACAGGCGGCTGCCGACGCCGATCTTCTGGTCGGCTTAGAAAAGCAGCTCAAAGAGAAGGAAGACCTCTTGCAGGAGGCCGCGCTCTTTCTCCCAAACCTCCCGCATGCGTCCGTCCCGATCGGACAATCGGCTGCAGACAATGTTGAGATCAGACGATGGGGTAGCCCCCGTCAGTTTGACTTTGAGCCGAAATCGCACTGGGAGCTCGGGGAAGCGCTGGGGATCCTGGACTTCGAGCGAGCGGCCGCAATTGCGCAATCGCGCTTTGCCGTCCTGAAAGGGGTGGGGGCCAGGCTGGAGCGTGCGCTGATCGGCTTCATGCTTGATCTGCACGGGAAGGAGCACGGTTACACAGAGATTCTCCCGCCGCTCTTGGTGAACGCCGAGGCCATGCGCGGAACGGGCCAGCTCCCCAAGTTTGGCGAGGAGCTGTTCAAGACGAAGGATGAAGGACTCTACATGATCCCGACGGCAGAGGTTCCTGTGACCAATCTTCACCGTGAGGAGATCCTGCCGCCCGGAACACTGCCCCTCTCCTACGTCGCCTATACCCCCTGTTTTCGGCGGGAGGCCGGTTCGTACGGTAAAGACACTCGGGGCCTCATGCGGCAGCACCAGTTCAATAAAGTGGAGTTGGTGAAGCTTGCGGAGCCCGAGCGCTCCTATGAGGCGCTGGAGGAGATGACCCGGCACGCGGAGACGGTCCTGCAGCGGCTGGGCCTGCCGTACCGCACGGTGGCGCTCTGTACGACCGATTTAGGGTTTGCGGCTGCAAAAACCTATGACATCGAGCTCTGGATCCCGAGTCAAGGGACGTATCGAGAGGTCTCGTCAATCAGCAACTGCGAGGCGTTTCAGGCGAGGCGGGCCAACATTCGCTATCGACCCTCGGCGAAGGCGGCGCCACAGTTTGTCCATACGCTGAACGGGTCGGGCGTTGCGGTAGGGCGAACGTGGCTGGCGATCCTGGAGAACTTTCAGGAGGCCGACGGCAGCGTAAATATTCCGGAGGCGATCCGACCTTATATGGGGGGCCTGGAACGGATCAGTAAAGACGGGGTATAG
- the recR gene encoding Recombination protein recR (Evidence 2a : Function of homologous gene experimentally demonstrated in an other organism; Product type f : factor), protein MSRYAPTLVRLIGELVRLPGIGPKTAQRLTFHLLKAGREEAIALAQAIIELKDRIRSCAVCYNISEGEQCPICVDPTRDGSVLCVVEEANDLWAIEKTATFKGRYHVLGGSLSPLEGRGPDQLTAKALLQRLEGGEVKEVILATNPNVEGEATAMYLSRLLKPLAVRVTRIARGLPMGSDLEYADEVTLSKSLEGRREV, encoded by the coding sequence ATGTCCCGCTACGCGCCCACCCTGGTCCGGCTGATCGGTGAACTGGTTCGCCTTCCCGGTATCGGCCCCAAGACCGCCCAACGCCTGACATTTCACCTGCTCAAAGCCGGCAGGGAAGAGGCGATTGCGTTGGCCCAGGCCATTATCGAGCTGAAAGATCGGATCCGAAGCTGTGCCGTGTGCTACAACATCTCTGAAGGCGAGCAGTGTCCCATCTGTGTCGACCCGACTCGAGACGGATCGGTGTTGTGCGTGGTGGAAGAGGCAAACGACCTCTGGGCCATCGAGAAGACGGCAACCTTCAAGGGGCGATACCATGTGCTCGGGGGGTCGCTGTCGCCGTTGGAGGGACGCGGCCCCGATCAACTCACGGCCAAGGCCCTTCTGCAGCGTCTGGAGGGAGGGGAGGTCAAGGAGGTGATCCTGGCGACGAACCCGAACGTCGAGGGCGAGGCAACCGCGATGTACCTTTCTCGCCTGCTGAAGCCGTTAGCCGTTCGGGTGACGCGAATCGCGCGCGGCCTGCCGATGGGCAGCGACCTGGAGTACGCCGATGAGGTGACGCTGTCCAAGTCATTGGAGGGGCGTCGGGAAGTATGA